Proteins from a single region of Butyrivibrio fibrisolvens:
- a CDS encoding glycerol-3-phosphate responsive antiterminator yields MKKNLSDILADSPVIAAVKDEKGLTKALLSECSMIFILYGNICNISDIVEKVDRASKIAIVHADLVNGLSMKEIAVDYIRNNTKAQGIISTKPLLVKRAKELDLIAIQRTFVIDSIAYNNMMKQIKEYEPDAVEILPGVMPSVTADVREAVDLPIIASGLLRSKKDVVAALDAGADAVSTTAEDLWSV; encoded by the coding sequence ATGAAAAAAAACTTATCTGATATACTTGCGGATTCACCGGTTATTGCGGCAGTTAAAGATGAAAAGGGGCTTACTAAGGCTCTTTTGTCTGAATGCAGTATGATCTTTATTTTGTATGGTAATATTTGTAATATAAGTGATATCGTTGAGAAGGTCGATAGAGCTTCTAAGATTGCCATAGTTCATGCGGATCTTGTAAATGGTCTTTCCATGAAAGAGATTGCTGTTGATTATATTAGAAATAACACTAAAGCTCAGGGTATCATTTCTACTAAGCCTTTGCTTGTAAAGAGGGCTAAGGAGCTTGATCTGATCGCAATTCAGAGGACGTTTGTGATCGATTCTATTGCTTATAACAATATGATGAAACAGATCAAAGAATATGAGCCTGATGCTGTTGAGATACTTCCGGGCGTTATGCCGTCTGTTACAGCGGATGTGAGGGAAGCAGTTGATCTTCCTATCATTGCCAGTGGTCTTCTCAGAAGTAAAAAAGATGTTGTGGCAGCTTTGGATGCAGGGGCCGATGCTGTTTCTACAACTGCAGAAGATTTATGGTCTGTTTAA
- a CDS encoding DUF1667 domain-containing protein — protein METRELICIGCPMGCMLTVNMEDADNITVTGNTCPRGEAYGKKEVTNPTRIVTSSVKIIDGTIARVSVKTENDIPKGKIFDIMKEIRDTTVTAPIHIGDVILKNVADTGVDVIATKDVERSAAI, from the coding sequence ATGGAGACAAGAGAACTTATATGCATTGGCTGTCCCATGGGATGTATGCTGACTGTAAATATGGAAGATGCTGATAATATCACGGTTACAGGTAATACCTGCCCACGTGGCGAAGCTTATGGCAAAAAAGAAGTAACAAACCCTACCCGTATAGTGACAAGTAGTGTTAAAATAATCGATGGTACTATCGCAAGGGTTTCTGTTAAGACTGAAAATGATATTCCTAAGGGAAAGATTTTCGATATCATGAAGGAGATCCGTGATACTACTGTTACGGCGCCTATCCATATAGGAGATGTGATTCTTAAGAATGTTGCGGATACCGGAGTTGACGTTATCGCAACCAAGGATGTTGAAAGAAGCGCCGCTATATAA
- a CDS encoding NAD(P)/FAD-dependent oxidoreductase: MNTDVVIIGGGVVGCAIARQLSAYDLKTVLVEKEEDVCSGTSKANSAIVHAGFDAEPGSVKAKFNVLGSKMMEDLSKELDFPYRRNGSLVLCFDEADRPKLQDLYDRGVKNGVEDLEIISGDQARELEPNVSDEVVAALLAKTGAIVCPFNLTIALAENACDNGVEFRFNTEVQDIKKIDGGYSLRTNNGEITTRFVVNAAGVYADLFHNMVSDKKIHITPRKGDYKLMDKEVGNHVDHTIFQLPGKYGKGVLVTPTVHGNLLAGPTAVDVENKELTSTSAQELDDLTSKAMISVKNVPFRQTITSFSGLRAHEDGDDFIIGECEDAEGFFDAAGIESPGLSSAPAIGVFIADEIAKKAGASKNERFNGKRTGIPHVAEMSMEERAALIKQDPSFGTIICRCEGISEGEIRNSIRRTLGARSMDGVKRRTRAGMGRCQAGFCTPRTIEIIAEELGIPVTQVCKNRKGSELIVGDDKDEIGRA, encoded by the coding sequence ATGAACACAGATGTTGTAATCATCGGGGGCGGCGTTGTTGGATGCGCCATCGCAAGGCAGTTGTCAGCTTATGATCTGAAGACTGTTCTTGTAGAAAAGGAAGAGGATGTATGCTCCGGTACATCCAAGGCTAACAGTGCCATAGTACATGCGGGTTTTGACGCTGAACCTGGTTCAGTTAAGGCAAAGTTCAATGTCCTTGGCAGCAAGATGATGGAAGATTTATCCAAAGAACTAGATTTTCCATATAGAAGAAACGGATCCTTGGTTCTTTGCTTTGACGAAGCAGACAGACCTAAGCTTCAGGATCTTTATGACAGGGGCGTAAAGAACGGCGTTGAGGATCTTGAGATCATTTCGGGAGATCAGGCAAGAGAGCTTGAACCTAACGTATCAGATGAAGTCGTTGCAGCACTTCTTGCAAAGACAGGTGCGATCGTATGCCCATTTAATCTTACTATCGCGCTTGCAGAGAATGCTTGTGATAACGGCGTAGAATTCCGCTTCAATACTGAAGTTCAGGATATAAAGAAAATAGACGGTGGCTATAGCCTTCGTACTAATAACGGAGAGATAACTACAAGATTTGTCGTAAATGCTGCAGGTGTGTATGCAGATCTTTTTCATAATATGGTATCTGATAAGAAGATTCATATCACTCCCCGTAAGGGCGATTACAAGCTTATGGACAAGGAAGTTGGTAATCATGTAGATCACACGATCTTCCAGCTCCCTGGCAAATACGGTAAAGGTGTTCTTGTAACTCCTACTGTTCATGGCAATCTTCTTGCAGGTCCTACAGCTGTTGATGTTGAGAATAAAGAACTTACTTCCACATCAGCTCAGGAACTTGATGATCTTACAAGTAAGGCAATGATTAGCGTTAAGAATGTTCCTTTCCGTCAGACTATAACTTCTTTCTCAGGACTTCGTGCCCATGAGGATGGAGATGACTTTATAATCGGTGAATGCGAAGATGCAGAAGGCTTTTTTGACGCAGCAGGAATTGAATCTCCTGGTCTTTCAAGCGCACCTGCTATCGGCGTATTCATTGCAGATGAGATTGCAAAAAAAGCTGGAGCATCCAAGAATGAGAGATTTAACGGAAAACGTACAGGTATTCCTCATGTAGCTGAGATGTCCATGGAAGAGAGAGCTGCTCTTATAAAGCAAGACCCTTCATTTGGTACTATCATCTGCCGCTGCGAGGGAATTTCAGAGGGTGAGATCAGAAACTCCATAAGACGAACACTTGGTGCAAGATCTATGGACGGCGTAAAGAGAAGAACAAGAGCCGGAATGGGAAGATGCCAGGCCGGATTCTGTACACCTCGTACCATCGAGATAATCGCAGAAGAGCTTGGAATTCCGGTAACACAGGTTTGCAAGAATCGCAAAGGGTCGGAACTTATTGTCGGTGATGACAAAGATGAAATAGGCAGAGCCTGA
- a CDS encoding DUF3737 family protein — protein sequence MSDSKRFNPVRRSGEEIHEEQLSGERALYRGRDLKIYDTVFHDGESPLKESRNIELYGCEFQWKYPVWYADNVYAKDCVWQEMGRSGVWYTNNMTIEDSLIGAPKNFRRCKNLKIRNSSMPNAQETLWMCDGVELSNVTARGDYFGMNSDNIKVDHLELFGNYAFDGSKNVEVRNSRLVTKDCFWNCENVTVYDSYISGEYLAWNTKNLTLVNCTIESNQGLCYINNLKMVNCKLVNTTLAFEYAYDVDAEIINKVDGILNPGSGSIKARKIAELIVEPDNCDISKTNIMVKDAESGEVRSISIAK from the coding sequence GTGTCCGATTCTAAGAGATTTAATCCTGTAAGAAGATCAGGTGAAGAGATACATGAAGAGCAGTTGTCAGGTGAGAGAGCACTCTATAGAGGGCGTGATCTTAAGATATATGATACAGTTTTTCATGATGGAGAGTCTCCGCTTAAGGAGAGCAGGAATATAGAGCTGTATGGCTGTGAGTTTCAGTGGAAATATCCCGTATGGTATGCTGACAATGTATATGCCAAGGACTGCGTATGGCAGGAAATGGGCAGATCAGGAGTCTGGTATACAAATAATATGACAATTGAAGACAGCCTTATTGGTGCTCCCAAGAATTTCAGACGATGTAAGAATTTAAAGATCAGGAATTCATCAATGCCTAATGCACAGGAGACATTGTGGATGTGCGATGGAGTGGAGCTATCCAATGTTACAGCAAGAGGCGACTACTTTGGAATGAATTCTGATAATATCAAAGTAGATCACCTGGAGCTTTTTGGCAATTATGCTTTTGATGGTTCTAAAAATGTAGAAGTCAGAAATTCAAGGCTTGTGACCAAGGACTGCTTCTGGAACTGCGAGAATGTTACAGTTTATGATTCCTACATTTCAGGCGAGTACCTTGCATGGAACACTAAGAACCTTACACTTGTTAACTGTACAATCGAGTCCAATCAGGGCCTTTGCTACATTAATAATCTTAAGATGGTTAATTGCAAGCTTGTTAATACGACTCTAGCATTTGAGTACGCATACGACGTTGATGCAGAGATCATCAATAAAGTCGATGGAATCCTCAACCCAGGTTCAGGATCTATCAAGGCAAGAAAAATTGCAGAACTTATCGTTGAGCCAGATAACTGTGATATCTCTAAGACTAATATTATGGTCAAGGACGCTGAAAGTGGCGAAGTGAGAAGCATTTCTATAGCGAAATAA
- a CDS encoding FAD-dependent oxidoreductase, whose translation MNSIDLVIIGGGPAGLAAALSARKEGVEDILILERDHILGGILNQCIHNGFGLHTFKEELTGPEYAGRFIDRVMAEKIPYKLNTMVIDINKDREVTYINKEDGLTTIKAKAIVLAMGCRERPRGALNIPGFRPAGIYTAGTAQRLMNIEGHMVGKKVVILGSGDIGLIMARRMTLEGAKVEVVAELMPYSGGLKRNIVQCLDDYGIPLKLSHTVVDIEGKDHVTGITIAKVDENKKPIPGTEIHYDADTLLLSCGLLPENELTRGIGASICPVTSGPSVTDKLETSVEGIFACGNVLHVHDLVDYVSEEATLAGKNAAAYILGSGSGAGKTIELKADGGVRYTVPQSLDITNMSDKVVVRFRVGDVYKNRNVCVYYGDEKVQNIKKRVMAPGEMEQVVLMKSSFDNYENIESIRICTEEN comes from the coding sequence ATGAATAGTATAGATCTTGTAATTATAGGCGGTGGCCCCGCAGGACTTGCAGCAGCTCTATCTGCTAGAAAAGAGGGCGTGGAAGATATACTTATACTTGAGCGTGACCATATTCTTGGAGGTATCTTAAATCAGTGCATCCACAATGGTTTCGGTCTTCATACATTCAAGGAAGAGCTGACCGGACCTGAATATGCAGGTCGCTTCATTGACCGTGTTATGGCTGAGAAGATTCCTTATAAGCTAAATACTATGGTCATTGATATTAATAAAGACAGGGAAGTTACATATATTAACAAAGAGGATGGCCTTACAACTATCAAGGCTAAGGCTATTGTTCTTGCCATGGGATGCAGGGAGCGTCCAAGGGGAGCCTTGAACATTCCCGGATTTAGACCTGCCGGCATTTATACAGCAGGAACAGCTCAGCGTCTTATGAACATTGAAGGACATATGGTTGGCAAAAAAGTTGTCATCCTTGGTTCAGGAGATATCGGTCTTATCATGGCTCGTCGTATGACGTTAGAGGGTGCCAAGGTAGAAGTTGTTGCAGAGCTTATGCCTTATTCAGGCGGCCTTAAGAGAAATATTGTTCAGTGTCTTGATGACTACGGTATCCCGCTTAAGTTAAGCCACACTGTTGTTGATATTGAAGGTAAAGATCATGTGACAGGCATTACTATTGCCAAGGTTGATGAGAACAAGAAGCCTATCCCTGGAACAGAGATTCATTATGATGCCGACACACTTCTTTTATCATGTGGTCTTCTTCCTGAAAATGAGCTGACAAGAGGAATTGGAGCTTCTATATGTCCTGTGACAAGTGGTCCTAGTGTAACAGATAAGCTTGAGACAAGTGTTGAGGGAATCTTCGCTTGTGGTAATGTTCTTCACGTACATGACCTTGTTGACTATGTATCTGAAGAAGCTACTCTTGCAGGCAAGAATGCTGCAGCATATATTCTTGGATCTGGCAGTGGAGCTGGTAAGACTATTGAGCTTAAGGCTGATGGCGGTGTTCGCTACACAGTTCCTCAGAGTCTTGATATCACTAACATGAGCGATAAGGTAGTCGTAAGATTCAGAGTTGGTGATGTATATAAGAACCGTAACGTATGCGTATATTACGGCGATGAGAAGGTTCAAAACATTAAAAAGAGAGTCATGGCTCCGGGAGAGATGGAGCAGGTAGTACTTATGAAGAGCTCTTTTGACAATTATGAAAACATTGAATCGATAAGGATCTGTACAGAAGAGAACTGA
- a CDS encoding thiamine diphosphokinase produces the protein METKEGKCIIVSAGDFEPVDLNYQDGDYLIACDAGFCYLDRMGILPDLIVGDFDSMASFPEALNSLREISIEDPDRIMSLDVHKDDTDTMKAIKTGFEHGYKKFYMYGALGGRRFDHSISNIQALLYIKRNGGKGYIMEAEQIMLIAENETISFNKGMTGILSVFSLGKRAEGVTLKGLEYEMEDGVITNDFPIGTSNEFIIDEAASITVKEGTLLIIANWSGAH, from the coding sequence ATGGAGACAAAAGAGGGTAAGTGCATAATCGTATCTGCCGGTGACTTTGAGCCGGTAGACTTAAATTACCAGGATGGAGATTATCTTATTGCCTGTGATGCTGGATTTTGTTATCTTGATCGCATGGGAATACTTCCGGATCTGATCGTTGGTGATTTTGATTCAATGGCTTCTTTTCCTGAAGCACTTAATTCACTTAGGGAGATTTCTATAGAAGATCCTGACAGAATTATGTCGCTGGATGTCCATAAAGATGACACCGATACCATGAAGGCCATCAAGACAGGCTTTGAGCATGGCTATAAGAAGTTCTATATGTACGGCGCTCTTGGCGGCAGAAGGTTTGACCACTCTATATCCAATATTCAGGCACTTTTATATATCAAAAGAAATGGTGGCAAGGGATATATCATGGAAGCTGAGCAGATAATGCTTATAGCTGAAAATGAAACCATCAGTTTCAACAAAGGTATGACTGGTATACTATCAGTATTCTCTCTTGGAAAAAGAGCAGAAGGTGTAACTTTAAAAGGTCTTGAATACGAGATGGAAGATGGCGTTATTACAAACGATTTTCCAATCGGAACAAGCAATGAATTCATAATTGACGAAGCTGCCAGTATCACAGTAAAAGAAGGGACGCTGCTGATAATTGCCAACTGGAGCGGAGCTCATTGA
- a CDS encoding HAD-IIA family hydrolase: MDKKQLLEKTDLFVLDMDGTFYLGDKILPGAFSFIDAVKQKGKDYLFFTNNASTRPEAYIDKLAGMGCFITRDKIMTSGDVMIRFLKSEYPGKSVYLLGTAPLIESFEDAGIRLDSEHPDIVVASFDKTLTYEKLERACTFIREGALFLATHMDINCPVEGGFIPDCGAICAAISLSTGKKPRYVGKPFVETVDMILDKTGYNRENVTFVGDRLYTDVATGVNNGARGVLVLTGETHLEDVETSDTKPDAIYDSIAQMGQLMLS, from the coding sequence ATGGATAAAAAACAGTTATTGGAAAAAACTGATCTTTTCGTGCTGGACATGGATGGTACGTTTTACCTTGGAGACAAGATTCTTCCGGGGGCATTTTCCTTTATTGATGCTGTTAAGCAGAAGGGAAAGGATTATCTTTTTTTCACAAATAATGCATCTACAAGGCCTGAGGCTTATATTGATAAGCTTGCAGGCATGGGATGCTTCATAACAAGGGATAAGATCATGACTTCAGGTGATGTTATGATCAGATTCCTAAAGAGCGAATATCCGGGCAAATCGGTTTATCTGCTTGGTACGGCTCCTCTTATCGAGAGTTTTGAGGATGCAGGTATCAGGCTTGATAGCGAGCACCCGGATATTGTTGTTGCAAGCTTTGATAAGACTCTTACTTATGAGAAGCTGGAGAGAGCATGCACTTTTATCAGGGAGGGAGCTCTTTTCCTTGCAACACATATGGATATAAACTGTCCTGTTGAAGGCGGATTTATTCCTGACTGCGGTGCTATCTGCGCTGCGATCTCTCTTTCCACAGGTAAAAAGCCAAGATATGTAGGTAAGCCCTTTGTTGAGACGGTTGACATGATCCTTGACAAAACAGGTTATAATAGAGAGAATGTCACGTTTGTGGGAGACAGGCTCTATACTGATGTTGCGACTGGTGTTAACAACGGCGCACGCGGAGTTTTAGTCCTTACTGGAGAAACTCATCTTGAGGATGTTGAGACGTCAGATACTAAGCCTGATGCTATCTATGATTCAATTGCGCAGATGGGGCAGCTGATGTTATCCTAA
- a CDS encoding tetratricopeptide repeat protein, whose protein sequence is MANKENENKEIDNKEIENKEIVDKDIANKEIDNKDVENKDVDKDAENENVENKDIDKDVENFVVEIIDFNDGADKKESDTKVLDAKDSDSKDSDNNDLDNKDSDNNDSDKEEIEDKADSENINDDKTGIEEENNDKADSEEDSAKKGSKGKKWTAFDIGQIVVIVLLLFVCLFGTYKLYQNLTAVRFTKALALAQNYQSNGDYASAIKYYQQAISIDSKSAVAYEELANCYATLGDTEHVMNVLYSGWQNIGDQTMLDNYISLKLNSVIASIQTSGGSFEAVENVLDVLKIDGTNENALQLLGTLYSYCMIDKNSSGDSVLFWESEEENSIFSQYLEAVSTMLDIYEVSPSDELEMLIARYIMPEGNVVWIGLNNCSDYALLVQDASDLLGESSSLSSYEGCLEEAANVSGVFTKLWTKVSEDDVDAFRDFMISDKLLAFKDALVAGEYPYLELEMENTFCQEGVILTLEDNSWTYHFPDFSENLSTKGVITLQLTYDEVQAAEQAIEEAKENGTLENTEETVESQEDATVDSSEDSSDESSENSSEESSQDEANLDDASKDTETDDAADTSDSAAEASTEEEIRSGKVIMNYEPAVHGTSYFPHTTYYFVCEYEGDVVTYKYQQVITLEDGTKTRTTIDNWGDEELETVVDEDIEEETETEETPAPTQTQPQETNTQTTPDVIVDPETGAMYDPNTGLQIDPATGFLIDPATGLYIDPNTWTYIDPATGAVVDPNAPATEETPADPNAAAAGA, encoded by the coding sequence ATGGCTAATAAAGAAAACGAAAATAAGGAAATCGATAATAAAGAGATCGAAAATAAGGAAATCGTAGATAAGGACATCGCGAATAAGGAAATAGATAACAAAGACGTTGAGAATAAGGACGTTGATAAAGACGCCGAGAATGAAAACGTTGAGAATAAGGATATTGATAAAGACGTCGAGAATTTCGTTGTTGAAATAATTGACTTCAATGATGGTGCAGATAAGAAAGAGTCAGATACAAAAGTCTTAGATGCAAAAGACTCTGATAGTAAAGATTCTGATAATAACGACTTAGATAATAAGGACTCTGATAACAACGATTCAGATAAAGAAGAAATAGAAGATAAAGCTGATAGTGAAAATATAAACGATGACAAAACTGGCATCGAAGAAGAAAACAATGACAAAGCTGACAGTGAAGAAGATTCAGCCAAAAAAGGTAGCAAGGGAAAAAAGTGGACTGCTTTTGATATAGGTCAGATCGTTGTCATCGTACTTCTTTTATTTGTATGTCTTTTTGGAACTTACAAGCTGTATCAGAATCTTACAGCGGTTCGTTTTACTAAAGCTTTGGCACTTGCGCAGAATTATCAGAGCAATGGAGATTATGCATCAGCTATCAAGTATTATCAGCAGGCTATCAGTATTGATAGTAAGTCAGCTGTTGCATATGAAGAGCTTGCCAATTGTTATGCTACTTTAGGCGATACAGAGCATGTTATGAACGTTCTTTATAGCGGATGGCAGAATATTGGCGATCAGACAATGCTTGATAATTACATCTCGCTTAAATTAAATAGCGTTATTGCAAGCATTCAGACGTCAGGTGGAAGCTTTGAAGCAGTTGAAAATGTTCTTGATGTACTTAAGATCGATGGCACTAACGAGAATGCTCTTCAGCTTCTTGGTACTCTTTACAGCTATTGTATGATCGATAAGAATTCTTCAGGAGATAGTGTTCTTTTCTGGGAATCAGAGGAAGAAAATTCTATTTTTTCCCAGTATCTTGAAGCAGTATCTACAATGCTTGATATTTATGAAGTGTCTCCAAGTGATGAACTTGAGATGCTTATCGCAAGATACATTATGCCTGAAGGAAATGTAGTATGGATCGGTCTTAATAATTGCAGCGACTATGCTCTTTTGGTTCAGGATGCAAGTGATCTTCTTGGAGAGAGCAGTTCTCTTAGCTCTTATGAAGGTTGCCTTGAAGAGGCAGCAAACGTATCCGGCGTATTTACAAAGCTTTGGACTAAGGTAAGCGAAGATGACGTTGATGCGTTCAGAGATTTCATGATCAGTGATAAGCTCCTTGCGTTCAAGGATGCTCTTGTCGCAGGTGAGTATCCGTATCTTGAACTTGAGATGGAGAATACTTTCTGCCAGGAAGGAGTTATCCTTACACTTGAAGATAATTCCTGGACATATCACTTCCCGGATTTTAGTGAAAACTTAAGTACAAAGGGAGTTATTACACTTCAGCTTACATATGATGAAGTTCAGGCAGCAGAGCAGGCTATTGAAGAAGCTAAAGAAAATGGAACTTTGGAGAATACCGAAGAAACAGTAGAATCTCAGGAAGATGCAACAGTAGATTCTTCAGAGGATTCATCAGATGAATCTTCAGAAAATTCTTCAGAAGAATCATCGCAAGACGAAGCTAACTTAGATGATGCCAGCAAAGATACAGAGACAGATGATGCAGCCGATACTTCAGACAGCGCTGCTGAAGCTTCCACAGAAGAAGAGATAAGAAGCGGTAAGGTTATCATGAATTACGAGCCTGCTGTTCATGGCACAAGCTATTTTCCTCATACAACTTATTACTTTGTATGTGAGTATGAAGGTGATGTTGTAACCTACAAATATCAGCAGGTTATCACTCTTGAAGACGGAACCAAGACCAGAACTACAATAGATAACTGGGGTGATGAAGAACTCGAAACAGTTGTTGATGAAGATATTGAAGAGGAAACAGAAACTGAGGAGACTCCGGCTCCAACTCAGACACAGCCTCAGGAGACTAATACTCAGACAACCCCTGATGTGATCGTAGATCCTGAGACAGGAGCAATGTACGATCCTAATACCGGACTTCAGATAGACCCGGCAACAGGATTCCTTATAGACCCGGCAACTGGATTGTATATCGATCCTAACACCTGGACATATATCGATCCGGCCACAGGAGCAGTAGTAGATCCTAATGCACCTGCTACAGAAGAGACTCCGGCTGATCCCAATGCGGCAGCTGCAGGAGCTTGA
- a CDS encoding MalY/PatB family protein, which yields MRKYNFDKVIDRSSSWAIKWDVKEGELPMWVADMDFETAPEVKEALIERLNVGAYGYSYVPDEWYDAYISWWGRRHHLNISKDELVFTTGVIPTISSTVRKLTTPNEKIVILTPIYNTFYNCIVNNGARPFESKLIMKDGRWEIDFKDLEEKLADPQSSLMILCNPHNPVGRIWTKEELIKIGELCYKHGVTVLSDEIHCDIVDPDKEYVPFASVSDICRDISITALAPSKTFNMAGMATSAAFVPNKFLRHKVWRQVNTDECGEPSFLAVTAAVAAFTKGEDWLNELNKYVYDNKCYCEEFITNNIPGIKVLHSEATYLIWVDCRDITDDSYDLAYFIREKTGLYILPGKLYGPGGEGFLRINLACPRSIVEDGMERLKKGIELYISEKK from the coding sequence ATGAGAAAATACAATTTCGATAAAGTGATAGACAGAAGTTCTTCATGGGCTATAAAGTGGGATGTAAAAGAGGGCGAGCTCCCTATGTGGGTTGCTGACATGGATTTTGAGACAGCTCCTGAAGTTAAGGAAGCGCTTATAGAGCGTCTTAATGTTGGTGCCTATGGATATTCCTATGTTCCTGACGAATGGTACGATGCCTATATTTCCTGGTGGGGTAGACGCCACCATCTTAATATTTCAAAGGACGAGCTTGTCTTTACAACAGGCGTTATCCCGACCATTTCAAGTACAGTCAGAAAGCTTACAACTCCCAATGAGAAGATTGTAATTCTGACTCCTATCTACAACACCTTCTATAACTGCATAGTCAATAACGGCGCAAGACCTTTTGAGTCAAAGCTTATTATGAAAGATGGCAGATGGGAGATCGATTTCAAGGACCTTGAAGAAAAACTCGCAGATCCTCAGTCATCTCTTATGATCCTTTGCAATCCTCACAATCCTGTAGGTCGCATTTGGACAAAGGAAGAGCTTATAAAGATCGGCGAACTTTGCTATAAGCACGGAGTTACAGTTCTGTCTGATGAGATCCATTGCGATATAGTTGATCCTGACAAGGAGTATGTACCTTTTGCATCAGTTTCTGATATCTGCAGAGATATAAGCATCACAGCCCTGGCTCCTTCCAAGACCTTTAACATGGCAGGCATGGCTACAAGCGCTGCTTTCGTTCCTAATAAATTCCTCCGCCACAAGGTATGGAGACAGGTCAACACCGATGAGTGCGGCGAGCCTTCATTTCTTGCAGTAACAGCTGCTGTTGCGGCATTTACCAAAGGTGAAGATTGGCTTAATGAACTGAACAAGTATGTTTATGATAATAAATGCTACTGCGAAGAATTTATTACAAATAATATACCTGGCATCAAGGTTCTTCATTCGGAAGCTACATATCTTATCTGGGTAGATTGCAGGGATATCACAGACGATAGCTATGACCTTGCATATTTCATTAGAGAGAAGACTGGTCTTTATATCCTACCAGGTAAACTCTATGGCCCTGGCGGAGAAGGCTTCCTTCGTATTAACCTTGCATGCCCCAGAAGCATCGTAGAAGATGGCATGGAAAGACTTAAGAAGGGTATTGAGCTTTATATAAGTGAGAAAAAATGA